A region of Jonquetella anthropi DSM 22815 DNA encodes the following proteins:
- a CDS encoding ATP-binding protein, whose translation MSPTQGKLVRRIIRIDEEKCDGCGQCATACHENAIEIINGKAKLVSDTYCDGLGDCLGQCPRGAISFEEREADAYDAAAVAQRVASRTVGAKTHPCTGGCPGSAARRLFQPAGDAPAVPAAVPAPALQHAGRLSTWPVQLRLVPPGAPFLAGANWVLAADCVAYAYRGFHDTFLADGTVCLIGCPKLDDTQAYETKLAQMITVARPASLTVALMEVPCCSRLALLAEKAIEAARVSLEYRRVQLSLRGDVLSDRTVEYRFA comes from the coding sequence ATGAGTCCAACTCAGGGGAAATTAGTTCGGCGAATTATCCGAATTGACGAGGAAAAATGTGACGGCTGCGGCCAGTGCGCTACGGCATGTCACGAGAACGCCATAGAAATTATTAACGGCAAGGCAAAACTGGTGAGCGACACGTACTGCGACGGTCTGGGCGACTGCCTTGGACAGTGCCCCAGAGGCGCCATATCTTTTGAGGAACGGGAGGCCGACGCCTACGACGCGGCCGCTGTGGCTCAGCGGGTTGCTTCCCGGACGGTCGGCGCCAAAACGCACCCCTGCACTGGTGGCTGTCCGGGGAGCGCGGCCCGACGGCTTTTTCAGCCAGCAGGCGATGCACCTGCCGTACCTGCGGCGGTTCCTGCCCCTGCTTTGCAGCACGCTGGGCGACTTTCGACGTGGCCTGTTCAGCTTCGGCTCGTTCCGCCGGGAGCCCCGTTTTTGGCCGGGGCTAATTGGGTTCTTGCGGCTGACTGCGTCGCCTACGCTTACCGAGGATTTCACGACACGTTCCTCGCTGACGGGACGGTCTGTCTGATCGGCTGCCCTAAATTGGACGACACTCAGGCGTACGAGACAAAGTTAGCCCAGATGATCACGGTCGCCCGACCGGCGTCGCTGACGGTAGCGCTGATGGAAGTCCCCTGCTGCAGCAGACTCGCCCTTCTGGCTGAGAAGGCGATTGAAGCTGCCAGAGTCTCGTTGGAATACCGTCGGGTGCAGTTGAGCCTGAGAGGAGACGTCCTGTCCGACCGGACGGTTGAATATCGTTTTGCCTGA
- the dapF gene encoding diaminopimelate epimerase, whose amino-acid sequence MNFWKMNGNGNDFIVVDATAAENIGLDWPAVARALCPRRQSIGADGLLVIKRSKTANFFMRIFNADGSEGEMCGNGARCAARFAACAGLAPQSMEFETMAGLMRARVDGRYVEINMGRVRPEPEWSDRTMTLEGETFRATFALVGVPHLVLFSREEVGVDFARRWGERLRNDTAQFRQGTNVTFAAPIARGEMRAVTYERGVEDLTESCGTGCVAVALAARLNGLSGPVTEVHNPGGTNRVSLTEMGDGEYEALLGGTTSLVMTGQTGPDVLPLASR is encoded by the coding sequence GTGAATTTCTGGAAGATGAACGGCAACGGCAACGACTTTATCGTCGTCGACGCGACCGCCGCGGAGAACATTGGGCTCGACTGGCCAGCTGTCGCCCGGGCCCTGTGCCCTAGACGCCAGTCGATCGGCGCCGACGGGCTGCTCGTCATCAAGCGATCGAAGACGGCGAACTTTTTCATGAGAATTTTCAACGCCGACGGCAGCGAAGGGGAAATGTGCGGCAACGGCGCCCGCTGCGCCGCCCGATTTGCCGCCTGTGCCGGACTGGCCCCCCAGTCGATGGAGTTTGAGACGATGGCCGGGCTCATGAGGGCGCGAGTTGACGGCCGGTACGTTGAAATCAACATGGGCCGCGTCAGGCCAGAACCTGAGTGGTCCGACAGGACGATGACGCTGGAAGGCGAAACGTTTCGGGCCACGTTTGCGCTCGTTGGCGTGCCGCACCTCGTTCTCTTTTCCCGTGAGGAGGTCGGAGTTGACTTCGCCCGACGGTGGGGCGAGCGGTTGAGGAACGACACGGCCCAGTTCCGGCAGGGGACGAACGTCACGTTTGCGGCGCCGATTGCCCGCGGCGAGATGAGGGCGGTGACCTATGAACGAGGCGTTGAGGACCTGACAGAGTCGTGCGGCACCGGGTGTGTGGCTGTCGCCTTAGCCGCCCGATTGAACGGCCTCTCTGGCCCAGTGACGGAAGTGCATAATCCCGGCGGGACGAACCGAGTTTCCCTGACTGAGATGGGAGACGGAGAATACGAAGCCCTTCTTGGCGGAACGACGTCCCTCGTCATGACCGGCCAGACCGGACCAGACGTCTTACCGCTAGCCAGCCGTTAA
- a CDS encoding M20 family metallopeptidase, translating to MPSNHDCLSLIGPIVDRMSGELIELSHSIHDHPELGLEEYKAAEWLTSFISRHGFTIQRPYMGLETAFRAVCGTVGKGPQIAFLAEYDALKGLGHACGHNIIAASSAGAAAALAEALRGREGAVYLYGTPAEETFGSKVLMSDRGAFDGIDCAMMMHPSAELNIVGRGGLAAVSLDVVFEGKPAHSSKPDDGINALTSAIGLFNAVNAQLHLWPNKSKINGIITEGGQASNVIPDRACCSFTMRAERKDQIVPMIEDFKRLVQASALLTGAKSSVTVGSVMAERHCNRVLDAAFKNAVEALGEPVVWADPNGMFGSSDIGNVSLLVPAIHTYLSLEIPGCVGHTPKFCQAARSERGDRIAVLGAKALAMTGWQVATDGVTLQAARREYEEQVLPHRC from the coding sequence ATGCCATCGAATCATGACTGTCTGTCTCTTATTGGACCCATCGTCGATCGAATGTCCGGCGAACTGATAGAACTGAGTCATTCGATTCACGATCACCCTGAGCTGGGCCTTGAAGAGTACAAGGCCGCCGAATGGCTCACGTCGTTCATATCCCGTCACGGGTTTACGATCCAGCGTCCGTACATGGGCTTGGAGACGGCCTTTCGGGCAGTCTGCGGAACCGTTGGGAAGGGGCCGCAAATCGCCTTCTTAGCCGAGTACGACGCGCTGAAAGGTCTGGGACATGCCTGCGGCCACAATATCATCGCCGCGTCGTCGGCTGGCGCCGCGGCCGCTTTAGCCGAGGCTCTTCGGGGGCGCGAGGGTGCCGTGTACCTCTACGGCACGCCGGCGGAGGAAACGTTTGGGAGCAAGGTGCTCATGTCTGACCGCGGCGCGTTTGACGGAATCGACTGCGCGATGATGATGCACCCGTCTGCTGAGCTGAACATCGTCGGCCGCGGAGGCTTGGCGGCCGTTTCGCTTGACGTGGTATTTGAGGGCAAGCCGGCCCACTCCAGCAAGCCGGACGACGGGATCAACGCCCTGACCTCGGCAATCGGCCTGTTCAACGCGGTCAACGCCCAACTTCACCTGTGGCCGAACAAGAGCAAGATCAACGGCATCATCACCGAAGGGGGCCAGGCTTCAAACGTCATTCCTGACCGAGCCTGCTGCTCCTTTACCATGAGGGCGGAGCGAAAGGACCAAATCGTGCCAATGATCGAGGACTTCAAGCGGCTCGTCCAGGCCAGCGCTCTTCTGACCGGAGCGAAAAGCTCGGTGACAGTCGGCTCTGTGATGGCTGAGCGGCACTGCAACAGGGTGTTGGACGCGGCGTTCAAAAACGCCGTGGAGGCTTTGGGTGAACCGGTCGTTTGGGCCGACCCGAACGGCATGTTCGGCTCGTCGGATATCGGCAACGTTTCGTTGCTCGTCCCAGCCATTCACACGTATCTTTCGCTGGAAATTCCCGGCTGCGTCGGGCATACGCCGAAGTTCTGCCAGGCGGCCCGCTCCGAGCGGGGCGACAGAATAGCGGTTTTAGGCGCAAAGGCGCTGGCGATGACGGGCTGGCAGGTCGCGACCGACGGGGTGACCTTGCAGGCGGCCCGCCGGGAGTACGAGGAACAGGTGCTTCCCCATCGGTGCTAG
- a CDS encoding IS3 family transposase: MTRHPYKYQAIKELTEAKHYPLQKLCQCQRLSRSAYYRWLKGPVSFSEKYNTELSEKIKAIHENHPDMGYRRIRDELERNHGIAVNDKRVLRICRGERIQSTIKWRPKSCTRSSQDPAHIAKNYLNRDFHADAPNEKWLTDVTEFKYYVGGNAHKVYLSAILDLYDRRIVAYKIGEHNDNPLVMSTFDEAVEREPEAHPLFHSDRGFQYTSKQFSGRLKRNRMKQSMSRVAHCIDNGPMEGFWGILKREMYYRKRFTSKMDLVKTIESYIRYYNTERFQRKLHLMTPAECHASFYTAA, encoded by the coding sequence CTGACTCGACATCCCTACAAATACCAAGCGATCAAAGAACTGACTGAAGCCAAGCACTACCCCCTGCAAAAGCTCTGTCAGTGCCAGCGGCTTTCGCGCAGCGCGTATTATCGCTGGCTTAAAGGTCCTGTCAGCTTCAGTGAGAAGTACAATACCGAGCTCTCCGAGAAGATCAAGGCCATTCATGAGAACCATCCGGATATGGGTTACCGGCGAATCAGGGACGAACTGGAAAGGAATCACGGCATCGCAGTGAACGATAAGCGGGTACTCAGGATCTGTCGCGGAGAGCGTATTCAATCCACGATCAAGTGGAGGCCAAAGAGCTGCACCAGAAGCAGCCAAGACCCTGCACATATCGCCAAAAACTATCTCAACCGTGACTTTCACGCAGACGCACCGAACGAGAAATGGCTGACGGATGTCACTGAGTTCAAGTATTACGTCGGGGGGAACGCTCACAAAGTATATCTGAGTGCCATACTGGATCTCTATGATCGCAGGATCGTGGCATATAAAATCGGCGAGCATAATGACAATCCGCTGGTTATGAGCACGTTTGATGAAGCTGTAGAGCGTGAGCCCGAGGCACATCCATTGTTTCACAGTGACCGAGGCTTCCAGTACACGAGCAAACAGTTCTCGGGGAGACTAAAGAGAAACCGAATGAAGCAGAGCATGTCCAGAGTAGCCCATTGCATTGACAATGGGCCTATGGAAGGCTTCTGGGGGATCCTGAAGCGAGAAATGTACTACAGGAAACGCTTCACCTCAAAGATGGATCTGGTGAAGACCATAGAGTCATACATCAGGTATTACAACACAGAGCGGTTCCAACGGAAATTGCATCTGATGACACCTGCCGAATGCCATGCAAGCTTCTATACTGCGGCGTAA
- a CDS encoding helix-turn-helix domain-containing protein, with protein sequence MDPIAHKRRRQLHEKSQTDNQEERLEIVQYCLAKDNNYGATALKYNCSYQQVRNWVLRYESMGPAGLEDRRGRRIGTLPARTPEEKQRHRIAELERKNRDLQMENDLLKKSES encoded by the coding sequence ATGGATCCAATCGCGCACAAGCGGAGGAGGCAGCTCCATGAGAAAAGCCAGACAGACAACCAGGAAGAACGCCTTGAAATCGTACAGTACTGCCTTGCTAAGGATAATAATTATGGAGCGACGGCGCTGAAATATAACTGTTCCTATCAGCAGGTGCGCAACTGGGTGCTCCGTTATGAGAGCATGGGCCCCGCCGGCCTTGAAGACCGTCGTGGACGGCGGATTGGAACCCTGCCAGCCCGGACACCAGAGGAAAAGCAGCGCCACAGGATTGCAGAACTGGAACGCAAGAACCGCGACCTTCAGATGGAGAACGACCTGTTAAAAAAATCAGAGAGTTAG
- the sfsA gene encoding DNA/RNA nuclease SfsA, whose amino-acid sequence MSLQGGNDPRPFDDALFIDRPNRFVVLAQHEGRTVRCHLPNPGRLSELLFPGVPLKISPREGGATEATVQAVESNGEFVPLHTSRANDAVASLLANGAIQPFVGWKVAGREVRYGNSRFDFLLERNGVKTFLEVKCCSLFAGRGAYFPDAPSQRATKHLTELAELIGGGTRAAVVVLAVSNRPEWFAPHWHTDPVFSQTLLSLRGVLPLYPVAAPWLQELPSTCRPLPVPWNFLSKITSGTGGCLLTTFTLGETPCWAVQFDTALDRLSGRWRRSGPPRPPGPPDGRPAKLRVEPLRDSELSVRQVAETLAPLSDRVEETPNGIVGTLRAPARWNRQFEEALLSLQFGRHEEEIKSELGLK is encoded by the coding sequence ATGTCATTACAGGGTGGAAACGATCCGCGTCCCTTCGACGACGCCCTTTTCATTGACCGGCCGAACCGATTCGTCGTGCTTGCCCAGCATGAAGGCCGCACGGTTCGGTGTCATCTTCCCAATCCCGGCCGGCTGTCCGAACTCCTTTTTCCTGGGGTACCGCTGAAAATTTCTCCCCGTGAGGGCGGCGCGACGGAAGCGACTGTCCAAGCCGTAGAGTCCAACGGCGAATTCGTGCCGCTTCATACCAGCCGAGCGAACGACGCCGTCGCGTCCCTGCTGGCGAACGGCGCGATTCAGCCGTTCGTCGGCTGGAAAGTTGCCGGCCGGGAAGTGCGGTACGGCAACAGCCGATTCGACTTTCTGCTGGAACGGAACGGCGTAAAGACCTTCCTTGAGGTCAAGTGCTGTTCACTTTTTGCCGGACGGGGCGCGTATTTTCCCGACGCTCCGTCCCAGCGGGCGACGAAACACCTCACCGAGCTTGCAGAGCTTATCGGCGGCGGAACCCGGGCTGCCGTCGTCGTCCTCGCGGTCTCAAACAGACCGGAGTGGTTTGCGCCGCACTGGCATACCGATCCCGTTTTTTCCCAAACGCTTCTGTCGCTTCGCGGGGTTCTGCCGCTGTATCCCGTCGCCGCGCCGTGGCTTCAAGAGCTTCCGTCAACCTGCCGCCCGCTACCTGTGCCATGGAATTTCCTGTCAAAGATAACGAGCGGGACCGGCGGCTGCCTGCTGACGACGTTCACGCTCGGCGAAACGCCGTGCTGGGCTGTCCAGTTTGACACAGCGCTGGACCGATTGTCTGGCCGCTGGAGAAGGTCCGGGCCGCCGCGGCCCCCCGGCCCTCCCGACGGACGGCCGGCGAAGCTGCGCGTAGAACCACTCAGGGACTCGGAACTATCGGTTCGCCAAGTCGCCGAAACTCTTGCGCCCCTTTCTGACCGAGTCGAAGAAACGCCCAACGGCATCGTCGGAACGCTGCGGGCGCCAGCACGCTGGAACAGGCAATTTGAAGAGGCGCTGCTGTCGCTTCAGTTTGGCCGGCACGAAGAGGAAATCAAAAGCGAACTGGGCTTGAAATAA
- a CDS encoding class I SAM-dependent methyltransferase: MKESHSVSKVLSDALVFAKRFVTKPRQIGSITPSSRFLTSAMLERVQWPSVRSVAELGAGTGVFTREIVKRLPAGASLLVFELDPALRGRIEKELGIKCHSDASDLPELAGENSIDVVISSLPWTVLPPRVTAKIIDGVLSCLKPEGQFLAYQYSRQMMPAFRRRFESVNVKFVMRNIPPAFVYDCRGKEK; encoded by the coding sequence ATGAAAGAATCCCATTCCGTTTCAAAAGTTCTGAGCGACGCTCTGGTGTTCGCCAAGCGGTTCGTCACGAAGCCTCGCCAGATCGGGAGCATTACCCCGAGTTCGCGTTTTTTGACCAGCGCGATGCTTGAACGGGTCCAATGGCCGTCTGTGAGGTCCGTGGCAGAACTTGGAGCCGGAACAGGCGTATTCACCCGGGAGATCGTCAAGCGCTTACCAGCCGGCGCGTCCCTGCTGGTGTTTGAGCTTGACCCGGCTCTGCGCGGGCGAATCGAAAAAGAGCTTGGCATCAAGTGCCATTCTGACGCCTCAGACCTTCCTGAACTCGCGGGAGAGAACTCGATCGACGTGGTCATTTCGAGTCTGCCATGGACCGTTCTGCCGCCGCGGGTCACGGCGAAAATCATCGACGGCGTGCTGAGCTGTCTGAAGCCGGAAGGTCAATTTTTAGCGTACCAGTACTCCCGGCAGATGATGCCGGCGTTCAGGCGGCGTTTTGAATCGGTCAACGTGAAATTCGTGATGCGCAACATCCCTCCGGCGTTTGTGTATGATTGCCGGGGCAAAGAAAAATAA
- the hutH gene encoding histidine ammonia-lyase, which translates to MSHCSETVTIDGHSLTLHDIASVARRGAQVLVAPEALKKVQVASDLISKWLDSNRVIYGVTTGFGDLSNVSVDRERTSLLQENLIRSHAVGVGEPLPVEVVRAIMLLRLNGLVCGNSGITPATLAQMVNFLNMGLIPYVPQQGSVGASGDLCPLSHIAVTMLGEGHVFYKGNLVPSLEAMHDAGLSPIHLQPKEGLALNNGTAALTGLGSLALIDALQLAKTADVIGALSLEALHGVPYAFDSRTHALRPHDGQVRVASNVRRLIEGSQIIEKFKGTRVQDAYSLRCMPQVHGASRDALEYVRSKIELEINAVTDNPLIFPESEDVLSGGNFHGQPIALPMDFFGIAVSELASISERRSARMVDHHLSNGLPPFIIKDSGVNSGFMITQYTQAAVVSENKTLAHPASVDSIPTSANQEDHVSMGYWASLKATRILRNAEKVLGIEALSAAQALDFSAPLKAGKGTQAAYAAIREVIPFVEKDQYLHPLVESAVDLVRNGRILSAAQGAVGDLD; encoded by the coding sequence ATGTCTCACTGCTCTGAAACGGTCACGATTGACGGGCACAGCCTGACGCTTCATGATATCGCAAGCGTCGCTCGGCGTGGTGCCCAGGTTCTTGTCGCTCCTGAAGCTCTCAAGAAAGTTCAGGTTGCGTCGGATCTCATCAGTAAGTGGCTTGATTCTAACAGGGTAATTTACGGTGTGACCACTGGATTTGGCGATTTGTCAAACGTTTCGGTTGACCGGGAGCGCACCAGCCTTCTTCAGGAGAACCTTATCCGAAGTCACGCGGTGGGCGTCGGCGAGCCGCTGCCTGTCGAGGTCGTCCGGGCGATTATGCTGCTACGCCTCAACGGGCTCGTCTGCGGCAACTCGGGCATTACTCCCGCGACGCTCGCTCAGATGGTAAACTTTTTGAACATGGGACTGATTCCCTACGTGCCCCAGCAGGGGTCAGTCGGCGCCTCCGGCGACCTGTGCCCGCTGAGCCACATTGCCGTCACCATGCTTGGCGAAGGGCACGTGTTCTACAAAGGAAACTTGGTGCCGAGCCTCGAGGCCATGCACGATGCTGGCCTTTCGCCGATTCACCTTCAGCCGAAAGAAGGCTTGGCGCTCAACAACGGCACCGCGGCTCTGACCGGGCTCGGCTCGCTGGCGCTGATCGACGCGCTTCAGCTGGCGAAGACGGCCGACGTGATCGGTGCCCTGTCGCTGGAAGCGCTACACGGTGTGCCCTACGCGTTTGACAGCCGAACTCACGCGCTTCGGCCCCATGACGGCCAAGTTCGGGTGGCGTCAAACGTCCGCCGGCTCATCGAGGGCAGCCAGATCATTGAAAAGTTCAAAGGCACGCGCGTTCAGGACGCCTACTCGCTGCGCTGTATGCCTCAGGTTCACGGCGCGAGCCGGGACGCCTTGGAATACGTCCGGTCAAAAATCGAGCTGGAGATCAACGCGGTCACCGATAACCCGCTGATTTTCCCAGAGAGCGAGGACGTCCTTTCCGGCGGCAACTTCCACGGTCAGCCGATCGCCCTGCCGATGGACTTCTTCGGCATTGCCGTTTCCGAATTGGCCAGCATTTCCGAGCGCCGCAGCGCCCGTATGGTGGATCACCACCTGTCCAACGGCCTGCCGCCGTTCATCATCAAGGATTCGGGAGTCAACTCCGGGTTCATGATCACCCAGTACACACAGGCGGCGGTCGTCTCGGAGAACAAGACGTTGGCTCACCCGGCGTCGGTGGATTCTATTCCCACGTCAGCTAATCAGGAGGACCACGTGTCCATGGGATACTGGGCGTCCTTGAAGGCGACGAGGATTCTCCGCAACGCCGAAAAGGTGCTGGGCATCGAGGCCCTGTCCGCCGCCCAGGCGCTGGACTTCTCCGCTCCGCTCAAGGCCGGCAAGGGGACTCAGGCAGCCTACGCGGCAATTCGTGAGGTCATTCCGTTCGTTGAAAAAGACCAGTACCTTCACCCGCTAGTTGAAAGCGCCGTCGATCTGGTACGGAACGGCCGTATTTTGAGCGCGGCTCAGGGCGCGGTGGGAGATCTCGACTGA
- a CDS encoding DEAD/DEAH box helicase, giving the protein MNEHPLFSDFPLAAPLIKELASRGFDEPTPVQRGVLGQDDWDRDLVVQARTGSGKTLAFLLPVLSELASRLFPGRQTVKALILSPTRELAQQIAQEAASFGRLVGIGTAVLVGGMDMDRQISSLRSGVALAVGTPGRVLDHVKRGTLDLSEIETVVLDEGDTMLDMGFRDEMEAILQAASARKRTWLFSATIPQEVTAVCRRFTTNPVFLSFDDESSQHSDIVHKAYLVPSSQRYEGLVNVLLWERPSLCLIFCRTRSDTADVTERLQKEGFLAMPLHGDMSQRERNTALSSFRSGRIPVLVATNVAARGLDVSGVSHVIQLGVPESLETFVHRSGRTGRAGHEGTNLLVLTPAESSRFKFMMRSTQMKVQWLKVPDFQEISVVQRSVRQEKLLAVEPSEELFSWAHELLETAGEDPTALVAKLLASVTQDEPKGYRLRDSLLQELERRSARREARETPSGRAGFRRPSEEQKKDRYPGSGVSIRIAKGRRDDDWSVGRILGALCGALGVDRTEIGNIKMRETYTEVQLGPKALSQLNSGGRLRLADKGLLSGEGGQNFVPRLGSAPRRRRFDPSGRKIDDGFTKASQKK; this is encoded by the coding sequence TTGAACGAACATCCGCTTTTTTCTGATTTTCCTCTGGCTGCTCCTCTGATTAAAGAGCTGGCGTCCAGAGGCTTTGACGAGCCGACGCCGGTTCAGCGCGGCGTGCTCGGACAGGACGACTGGGACAGGGATCTGGTCGTTCAGGCCCGTACCGGGTCGGGCAAGACTCTGGCGTTTTTGCTTCCGGTCCTGAGTGAGCTGGCGTCTCGCCTTTTCCCTGGCCGACAAACAGTGAAGGCACTGATCCTCTCGCCCACCCGGGAGCTGGCGCAGCAAATCGCTCAGGAAGCCGCGTCGTTCGGCCGGCTCGTGGGGATTGGAACTGCTGTTCTCGTAGGCGGCATGGACATGGACCGGCAAATATCCTCGCTGCGGAGCGGCGTCGCCTTGGCCGTCGGGACACCGGGACGGGTTCTTGACCACGTGAAGCGCGGAACGCTCGACCTGTCAGAAATTGAGACAGTCGTGCTGGACGAGGGCGACACCATGCTGGACATGGGGTTCCGGGACGAGATGGAGGCCATTCTTCAGGCCGCTTCGGCCCGGAAGAGAACGTGGCTTTTTTCGGCGACGATCCCGCAGGAAGTGACGGCGGTCTGCCGTCGTTTTACCACCAATCCGGTGTTTCTGTCGTTTGACGACGAGTCGTCTCAGCACTCGGATATCGTTCACAAGGCATACCTTGTCCCGAGCAGCCAGCGGTACGAAGGACTGGTTAACGTCCTGCTGTGGGAGCGGCCGTCCTTGTGCCTGATTTTCTGCCGTACGCGGAGCGATACCGCTGATGTCACCGAGCGGCTTCAAAAAGAGGGTTTCCTCGCCATGCCTCTTCACGGCGACATGAGCCAGCGGGAGCGCAACACCGCGCTGTCCTCTTTTCGAAGCGGGCGAATCCCCGTCCTCGTGGCGACGAACGTGGCCGCCCGTGGCCTTGACGTCAGCGGAGTCAGCCACGTGATTCAGCTGGGCGTGCCTGAATCGCTCGAAACTTTCGTCCATCGTTCCGGGCGAACCGGCCGGGCCGGACATGAGGGAACCAACCTGTTGGTGCTCACGCCGGCCGAGTCAAGCCGCTTCAAGTTTATGATGCGTTCCACCCAAATGAAAGTTCAGTGGCTTAAAGTTCCGGACTTTCAGGAAATCTCGGTTGTCCAGCGCTCTGTCCGCCAAGAAAAGCTCTTGGCCGTCGAGCCGTCAGAAGAGCTTTTCTCTTGGGCTCATGAGCTGTTGGAAACGGCCGGAGAAGACCCGACCGCGCTGGTCGCTAAACTCTTGGCGAGCGTCACCCAAGACGAGCCCAAGGGATATCGGCTGCGCGACAGCCTGCTTCAAGAGCTGGAACGCCGCTCTGCCAGACGGGAAGCCAGAGAGACGCCTTCGGGTCGTGCCGGGTTCAGGCGGCCGTCCGAAGAGCAGAAAAAAGACCGCTACCCTGGAAGCGGCGTGTCGATTCGTATCGCCAAAGGCCGCCGAGACGACGACTGGTCGGTCGGCCGAATCCTCGGCGCGCTGTGCGGCGCCCTCGGCGTTGACCGAACGGAAATCGGCAACATCAAGATGAGAGAAACCTACACGGAAGTTCAGCTCGGCCCGAAGGCCCTGTCTCAGCTCAACAGCGGCGGGAGGCTGCGCCTAGCCGACAAGGGGCTTCTTTCGGGAGAGGGCGGACAAAATTTTGTGCCCCGGCTGGGCTCGGCTCCGCGCCGCCGCCGGTTTGACCCGTCGGGCCGAAAGATCGACGACGGGTTTACCAAGGCTTCTCAGAAAAAATAG
- a CDS encoding Na+/H+ antiporter family protein — protein sequence MDMLMNPVVLSVLVMIILCLLKLNIILALLISAVVAGVSAGMPLAGDGSVMQVLIDNMGGQSETALSYVLLGCLAMALSQTGITSVLCDKLKKIVKGRRFFLLLLLAVCSCLSQNLIPIHIAFIPILIPPMLSLFNELKIDRRAVACALTFGLKAPYIAIPAGFGLIFHGILSTEMAKSGIHIAKTDVWHYTWMLGLSMVFGLLIAIFISYSRKREYEDRPLQGLEDVGNRTEFSPKDLITLVALVIAVYVQLHYDSMPLGVLAALVLMFLFGALRWGNIEKAMTGGLGIMGMIAIIMLVASGYGGVIRATNAVDHLVNGVVAMVGGSQFYGALLMLLVGLLVTMGIGTSFGTIPVVAAIYCPLGLKLGFSPASVCCLLAAAAALGDAGSPASDSTLGPTSGLNFDGQHDHIWDTCVPTFLHYNLTLIVGGMVCALMIFH from the coding sequence ATGGATATGTTGATGAACCCCGTAGTGCTATCAGTGTTGGTAATGATCATCTTGTGCCTGCTCAAGCTGAACATTATCTTGGCGCTGCTGATTTCCGCCGTTGTCGCCGGCGTCTCGGCCGGCATGCCGCTGGCCGGCGATGGAAGCGTCATGCAGGTGCTGATCGACAACATGGGCGGTCAGTCGGAAACGGCTCTCAGCTACGTCCTGCTGGGCTGCTTGGCCATGGCGCTCAGTCAGACCGGCATCACGTCGGTGCTGTGCGACAAGCTGAAGAAGATCGTCAAAGGACGCCGGTTCTTCCTTCTGCTTCTGCTGGCCGTCTGCTCCTGCCTTTCCCAGAACCTGATTCCGATTCACATCGCGTTTATCCCCATCCTGATCCCGCCGATGCTCTCGCTCTTTAACGAGCTGAAAATCGACCGCCGGGCTGTCGCCTGCGCTCTGACCTTCGGGTTAAAGGCCCCGTACATCGCGATCCCCGCCGGATTCGGCTTGATCTTCCATGGGATTCTGTCGACTGAAATGGCAAAGAGCGGCATTCACATTGCTAAGACAGACGTGTGGCATTACACTTGGATGCTCGGCCTTTCGATGGTGTTCGGTCTGCTGATCGCTATTTTCATCTCCTACAGCCGTAAAAGAGAATACGAGGATCGGCCGCTTCAGGGGCTTGAAGATGTCGGCAATCGGACGGAGTTCAGCCCCAAGGACCTGATCACCCTTGTGGCTTTGGTCATCGCCGTATACGTTCAGCTTCATTACGATTCGATGCCGTTGGGCGTTCTGGCCGCTCTGGTGCTGATGTTCCTGTTCGGCGCGCTTCGCTGGGGCAACATCGAGAAGGCTATGACCGGCGGGCTGGGCATCATGGGAATGATCGCCATCATCATGCTGGTCGCCTCCGGTTACGGCGGCGTGATCCGCGCCACGAACGCGGTAGATCATCTGGTCAACGGCGTGGTCGCGATGGTCGGCGGAAGCCAGTTCTACGGCGCCCTGCTGATGCTCCTCGTCGGGCTGCTGGTTACCATGGGCATTGGAACGTCCTTTGGCACCATTCCGGTCGTCGCAGCGATTTATTGCCCGCTGGGTCTGAAGCTCGGCTTCTCTCCCGCTTCCGTTTGCTGCCTGCTGGCTGCTGCGGCCGCTCTGGGCGATGCCGGGTCTCCGGCGTCCGACTCCACCCTCGGGCCTACCAGCGGTCTGAACTTCGACGGACAGCACGACCATATTTGGGACACCTGCGTTCCCACGTTCCTTCACTACAACCTGACACTGATCGTCGGCGGCATGGTCTGCGCCCTAATGATTTTCCATTAA